One stretch of Tenacibaculum sp. MAR_2010_89 DNA includes these proteins:
- a CDS encoding PAAR domain-containing protein: MPPAARLTDFHQCPMQTPAVPAPIPHVGGPIIGPGQPNVLIGKLPAAKVGDMLVCVGPPDVIVKGSATVKIGGMPAARVGDATAHGGKIVLGALNVIIGG; this comes from the coding sequence ATGCCACCAGCAGCAAGATTAACAGACTTTCATCAATGTCCAATGCAAACACCAGCAGTTCCAGCACCAATACCACATGTAGGTGGACCGATAATTGGTCCTGGACAACCCAATGTATTAATAGGAAAATTACCAGCAGCAAAAGTAGGAGATATGTTGGTTTGTGTAGGGCCTCCAGATGTAATTGTTAAAGGTTCTGCTACGGTAAAAATAGGAGGTATGCCAGCAGCTAGGGTTGGAGATGCAACAGCGCATGGAGGCAAAATTGTTTTAGGAGCTTTAAATGTAATAATAGGTGGATAA
- a CDS encoding GPW/gp25 family protein has translation MDNLLTNKQKDFLGSGWAFPVTFFVGNHQLSITRYENNIKDSIDVIMETNFGERPMTPQFGSGLQQFFFQEMNETLKSEIKDVITSSLLLNEPRINVLNVTVEYTDMTNGLVEVGIDYEYNQTNTRHNYVYPFYLKEGTNLAN, from the coding sequence GTGGATAATTTATTAACAAATAAGCAAAAAGATTTCTTAGGGTCTGGTTGGGCTTTTCCAGTAACATTTTTTGTTGGAAATCACCAATTATCAATAACTCGTTATGAGAATAATATAAAAGATTCTATAGATGTAATAATGGAAACCAATTTTGGAGAAAGACCTATGACTCCACAATTCGGATCTGGTTTACAACAATTTTTCTTCCAAGAAATGAATGAAACATTAAAATCAGAAATAAAAGATGTTATAACCTCTAGTTTATTATTAAATGAACCAAGAATTAATGTACTAAACGTAACAGTTGAATATACTGATATGACGAATGGTTTAGTAGAGGTTGGAATAGATTATGAGTACAATCAAACAAATACAAGACATAATTATGTATACCCTTTTTATTTAAAAGAAGGAACCAATTTAGC